In Deinococcus maricopensis DSM 21211, the sequence TCGTGTCGCTCGGTGCGGGGCTGGAAGGCGCGCTGCTGCGTCAGGGATGGGCGCCGCTGCCGCTGCTGGTGGGGGCCCTGGCGGCGGCGTCCATGTGGGTGCCGCCGCGTACCCGCGCGGCGTGAGCGCGCTCAGCGCGCGGGCGTGAGGTCGCGCAACAGTAGGTCCGGGAGGCGCGTGACCTGCCCGTCCCGCACGGTGTCCGTCCACGCCTGATTGCCGACGCGGACCTCGACGCGGCCGACGGGGAGGCGCAGGAACCCGTACTCGCCGTTGCCGTCGGTGCGGGTCGTGGCGATCACGCGGCCGTCCACGAGCGCGCGGACGGTCTGACCGCCGAGCATGGCCGCGCCGACGATGCGGCCCGACAGGGCCCGCACGGCGGGCGGCGTGGCCGTCCAGGGTGTGAACGGCCCGAGCGCGGAGGTAAGAGCGGCCCGGACAGCCTCGAACGGGGCGGGGGCACCGTCGCCGGCACTGGTGTCGGTGGGCGTGCGGTAGCTGTACCCGACCCAGCCGAGCCCGGCCTGCAGGGTCCGTTTTGCCTGCGCGGCGCTCGCGGCGGGCGGGTTGAGGTACAGGGCGGCGCCGGCGGCGGCGAGGGTGTCGGTGTCGCGCGCGACGCGGGCGGTGAAGGTGTTCCAGCCGTCGAACCAGGCCGCGTAGCCGGCACGCGCGTCGGCTTTGTAGTTCATGGGGACGTTGAGGTCCAGTAGGCCGTTCCCCAGCCAGGTGGGCCAGTCCTGCAGGACCTCGGTGTACGCGCGCGTGCGGCGGAAGTCCGCGACGGTGCTGGGCGGCGCGCCGTAGGTGATGGTGGCCGCGCTGACCCAAGCGTTCGGTTTGAGGCTCTTGACGCCGAGGGTGATGCGGCGCACGAGGTTCGTGACCTGCTCGCGGCGCCACGCGGCCCACGCGGAGTCATTGGGGGCGGGCGGGGTGCGCGCGCCGGTTTCGGCGCGGTAGCGGGCGACGCTGGTGGCGTTGTAGCCCCAGCCGGGGCCGTCCGGGGAGCGGATGCGGTCGAGTTGCACGCCGTCCACGTCGTACTGACGCACGAGGCTGACGATGGCGTCGGTCATGAAGGTGGCGGCGTCGGGGTGGGCC encodes:
- a CDS encoding glycoside hydrolase family 10 protein, which codes for MKRPLLLAALALATPAGAATPTPPGSPTLRGLWIDAFGPGLSTPAQVERTVTQARALGVNTLFVQAIRRADCLCTRASVPTVTDVTLTPDFDPLAALTRSAHANDLKVIAWVSVTGAWHAQTPNTSPQHVFAQHGPTATGRNDWLQHRQNGTWRAGDDAWLDPAHPDAATFMTDAIVSLVRQYDVDGVQLDRIRSPDGPGWGYNATSVARYRAETGARTPPAPNDSAWAAWRREQVTNLVRRITLGVKSLKPNAWVSAATITYGAPPSTVADFRRTRAYTEVLQDWPTWLGNGLLDLNVPMNYKADARAGYAAWFDGWNTFTARVARDTDTLAAAGAALYLNPPAASAAQAKRTLQAGLGWVGYSYRTPTDTSAGDGAPAPFEAVRAALTSALGPFTPWTATPPAVRALSGRIVGAAMLGGQTVRALVDGRVIATTRTDGNGEYGFLRLPVGRVEVRVGNQAWTDTVRDGQVTRLPDLLLRDLTPAR